The following coding sequences are from one Lolium rigidum isolate FL_2022 chromosome 6, APGP_CSIRO_Lrig_0.1, whole genome shotgun sequence window:
- the LOC124659123 gene encoding metallothionein-like protein 2C, which yields MSCCSGKCGCGDACKCGSGCNGCGMYPDVEAASTGSVFLVAAATHKASAGGMEMAAEAENGGCTCSKCNCGTSCGCSCCTC from the exons ATGTCGTGCTGCTCAGGAAAGTGCGGCTGCGGCGACGCCTGCAAGTGCGGCAGCGGCTGCAACGGCTGCGGCATGTACCCCGACGTCGAGGCCGCCAGCACTGGCAGcgtcttcctcgtcgccgccgccacccacaaGGC TAGCGCCGGCGGGATGGAgatggccgcggaggcggagaacGGCGGCTGCACCTGCAGCAAGTGCAACTGCGGCACCAGCTGCGGCTGCTCCTGCTGCACCTGCTAG
- the LOC124659124 gene encoding metallothionein-like protein 2C, with amino-acid sequence MSCCSGKCGCGDACKCGSGCNGCGMYPDVEAASNGNVLLVAAATHKASAGGMEMAVEAENGGCTCSKCNCGTSCGCSCCTC; translated from the exons ATGTCGTGCTGCTCAGGAAAGTGCGGCTGCGGCGACGCCTGCAAGTGCGGCAGCGGCTGCAACGGCTGCGGCATGTACCCCGACGTCGAGGCCGCCAGCAACGGCAacgtcctcctcgtcgccgccgccacccacaaGGC GAGCGCCGGCGGGATGGAGATGGCGGTAGAGGCGGAGAACGGCGGCTGCACCTGCAGCAAGTGCAACTGCGGCACCAGCTGCGGCTGCTCCTGCTGCACCTGCTAG